The following coding sequences lie in one Populus trichocarpa isolate Nisqually-1 chromosome 14, P.trichocarpa_v4.1, whole genome shotgun sequence genomic window:
- the LOC7488912 gene encoding uncharacterized protein LOC7488912, producing MGKRNNQRKNKAMLDSDDENSSVSSSSTARSDLMSVSGTDEVQVDKDSLLEQALDALYEKRGSTREKALAAIIDAFNTSLQHQFVEKKFATLLHLCLNSIKKGSSKEMSLACHAIGLLALTVGSGDNAHEILEESVIPISQALKSPSDSLKTVSLVECLAIVTFVGATKTEETERSMQIMWQLLHPKLGSNVVAVKLSAVVITAVVSAWAFILTTMDGCSLNSKDWQEYISYFSTLLDKDDRSVRIASGEALALIFETGSIEKFATENKTTPDGSVPEGNKSREGYTHILGLKSKILNQVRSLSAEAGGKGSAKKDLNSQRNLFKDVLEFLEDGYAPDISMKIGGDSLQTSTWSELIKLNFMKHFLGGGFIKHMQDNEFLQVVLGFTPKRKQLGVEHQMSSGEKRMFRSPNSIQNKARTQFLNKQRMLSKDRNVGHFAVGMGDEDM from the exons ATGGGGAAGC GTAATAATCAGCGGAAAAATAAAGCGATGTTGGATAGTGATGATGAAAATAGTAGCGTGAGTTCATCGTCGACTGCCCGTTCGGATCTTATGTCGGTGTCGGGGACCGACGAGGTTCAAGTTGATAAAGATAGTTTACTAGAACAAGCTCTAGATGCTTTGTATGAGAAGAG GGGTTCGACAAGAGAGAAAGCTCTGGCAGCGATTATTGATGCTTTTAATACCAGCTTGCAGCATCAATTTGTTGAGAAGAA ATTTGCTACTTTACTACACCTGTGTCTTAACTCCATTAAAAAGGGCTCTAGCAAAGAGATGTCTCTAGCATGTCATGCCATCG GATTATTGGCTCTGACTGTTGGTTCTGGGGATAATGCACATGAAATATTGGAAGAATCAGTTATTCCTATTTCCCAAGCTCTTAAATCTCCGTCTGATTCCCTGAAGACTGTATCG TTAGTGGAGTGTTTGGCTATTGTGACGTTTGTTGGTGCAACTAAGACCGAGGAAACTGAACGATCAATGCAAATCATGTGGCAATTGCTTCATCCTAAACTAGGTTCTAAT GTAGTTGCTGTCAAACTCTCTGCAGTTGTAATAACAGCAGTGGTGTCTGCTTGGGCATTTATCTTGACTACCATGGATGGATGCTCCCTTAACTCCAAAGATTGGCAAGA GTACATTTCTTATTTCTCTACTCTGCTAGATAAGGATGACAGATCTGTACGCATTGCTTCTGGTGAAGCTCTAGCTTTAATTTTTGAGACAGGAAGTATTGAAAAGTTTGCTACTGAAAATAAGACTACCCCAGATGGCTCAGTTCCAGAAGGAAATAAATCTCGTGAAGGATATACACATATACTAGGACTGAAATCAAAAATCCTAAATCAAGTTAGGAGCCTGTCTGCCGAGGCTGGTGGAAAAGGTTCCGCTAAGAAGGATCTTAACAGCCAGAGGAACTTGTTCAAGGATGTTTTGGAGTTCCTGGAG GATGGCTACGCTCCTGATATCTCAATGAAGATTGGAGGAGATTCGTTACAAACATCAACATGGTCTGAGCTTATAAAG TTGAACTTCATGAAGCATTTTCTTGGTGGTGGGTTTATTAAGCACATGCAG GACAATGAATTCCTTCAAGTTGTTCTTGGGTTCACGCCCAAGAGAAAGCAACTAGGTGTCGAACATCAAATGTCAAGCGGTGAAAAG AGGATGTTCCGGTCGCCAAACTCAATACAAAATAAAGCCAGGACCCAGTTTCTGAACAAGCAACGGATGCTATCTAAG GATAGAAACGTTGGGCACTTTGCTGTTGGCATGGGCGATGAAGATATGTGA
- the LOC7488871 gene encoding cyclin-D5-1 isoform X1 has translation MLSACNEIKKMADESLSPGDLFCYEDFLGELAVADEDDTYIDITSTYVGDPDTEDEYLTLLANREPHQGFNANETLVLDASFRTARLEAITWILRTRKNFGFHFHTAYLSMIYFDRFLSSRFIDVSLLNWKVSIEYPFFYLWFIVSCFLVSQRNYTRVVSLISVGCISLAAKMEEVRVPSLPQLQTEGVTFESTNVERVELGILSTLQWRMNYATPFAFLRYFIIKFSRQDSPPRETVSRTVQSILALMREIHLMSHRPSVIAAAATLVVLNNSLTRTTLETQMNSIAYPGFLNIEEVFQCYNLLQQLDVENLHTPRNVNSASRSNDIKRRRLQFDNDGPA, from the exons ATGCTCTCAGCATGcaatgaaataaagaaaatggcAGACGAATCTTTATCTCCCGGTGATCTTTTTTGTTATGAAGATTTTCTTGGTGAATTGGCAGTAGCAGATGAAGATGATACATACATTGATATTACAAGCACTTATGTTGGTGACCCAGATACGGAAGACGAGTATTTGACGTTGTTGGCTAATCGAGAGCCTCATCAAGGTTTTAATGCTAATGAAACTTTGGTTCTTGATGCCTCGTTTAGAACTGCCCGCTTGGAAGCTATTACATGGATTCTCAGA ACAAGAAAAAActttggttttcattttcataCCGCATACTTGtcaatgatatattttgatCGGTTCCTTTCAAGCCGTTTCATTGATGTAAGTCTTCTGAATTGGAAAGTTTCAATTGAGTATCCATTCTTCTACTTGTGGTTcattgtttcttgtttcttggTATCGCAGAGAAATTATACTAGGGTAGTTAGCTTGATATCTGTAGGCTGTATTTCTTTGGCCGCAAAGATGGAGGAGGTACGAGTACCCTCTTTACCACAGCTTCAAACAGAAGGAGTTACATTTGAAAGCACAAATGTTGAAAGAGTAGAACTTGGAATACTGAGTACATTACAATGGAGAATGAACTATGCAACTCCCTTCGCTTTTCTTCGctatttcataataaaattctCCAGGCAGGATTCTCCACCAAGGGAAACAGTATCTAGGACCGTGCAATCCATTTTGGCTTTAATGAGAG AGATACATTTGATGAGCCATCGACCTTCGGTTATAGCAGCGGCTGCCACATTAGTGGTATTAAATAACAGCTTAACAAGAACCACATTGGAGACCCAGATGAATTCAATTGCTTATCCAGGATTTCTTAATATT GAAGAGGTGTTTCAATGTTACAATCTACTGCAGCAATTAGATGTGGAAAACCTTCACACACCAAGAAATGTAAATTCGGCTAGTAGGAGTAATGACATCAAGAGAAGAAGACTTCAATTTGATAATGATGGCCCTGCTTAA
- the LOC7497329 gene encoding calcium-transporting ATPase 1 isoform X2 → MENYLNENFGDVKAKNSSDEALQRWRKLCWLVKNRKRRFRFTANLSKRFEAEAIRRSNQEKLRVAVLVSKAALQFIHCLNLSSDYVVPKEVEEAGFQICADELGSIVEGHDVKKLKIHGEVEGIAEKLSTSINDGISTSEDLVNGRKEIYGINKFTESPPRGFLVFVWEALQDMTLMILGVCALVSLIVGIAMEGWPKGSHDGLGIVASILLVVFVTATSDYKQSLQFKDLDREKKKITVQVTRNAVRQKISIYDLLPGDIVHLFIGDQVPADGLFVSGFSVLINESSLTGESEPVNVNAANPFLLSGTKVQDGSCKMLVTTVGMRTQWGKLMATLSEGGDDETPLQVKLNGVATIIGKIGLFFAVVTFAVLVQGLCNRKLREGTHWIWSGDDAREMLEFFAVAVTIVVVAVPEGLPLAVTLSLAFAMKKMMNDKALVRNLAACETMGSSTTICSDKTGTLTTNHMTVVKACVSGETREVGSSESTTSFGSAIPDLAKSVLLESIFNNTGGEVVVNEERKVQILGTPTETALLEFGLLLGGDSRQKQEKSKIVKVEPFNSTKKRMGVVIELPNGGFRAHCKGASEIVLAACDKVIDSNGVVVPLDEASINHLNDTIERFASESLRTLCLAYLEIGNEYSDESPIPSKGYTCIAIVGIKDPVRPGVKESVAICRSAGIVVRMVTGDNLTTAKAIARECGILTDDGIAIEGPAFREKSEEELQELIPKIQVMARSSPLDKHALVRHLRTTFQEVVAVTGDGTNDAPALHEADIGLAMGIAGTEVFNEISSREMEKINVFKGILKNYVFVSVLACTAFFQIIIVEFLGTFANTSPLSWQQWFVSVFFGFLGMPIAAALKMIPVVSN, encoded by the exons ATGGAGAACTACTTGAATGAGAACTTCGGTGACGTGAAGGCTAAGAACTCATCGGATGAAGCGTTGCAGAGATGGAGGAAACTTTGTTGGTTAGTTAAGAATCGCAAAAGGAGGTTTCGTTTCACTGCTAATCTCTCTAAACGATTTGAAGCTGAGGCTATCCGTCGATCCAATCAG GAGAAGCTTAGAGTTGCTGTCTTGGTTTCAAAAGCTGCTCTTCAGTTTATACATT GTTTAAATTTGTCTAGTGATTACGTTGTACCTAAGGAGGTCGAGGAAGCTGGTTTTCAAATTTGTGCGGATGAGTTGGGTTCCATTGTTGAAGGTCATGATGTTAAGAAACTGAAAATTCACGGTGAGGTGGAGGGTATTGCTGAGAAGCTCTCCACATCAATCAACGATGGGATTTCTACTTCTGAGGATTTAGTAAATGGAAGGAAGGAAATTTATGGGATTAATAAGTTTACTGAAAGCCCGCCTCGAGGTTTCTTGGTTTTTGTGTGGGAAGCCCTTCAAGATATGACCCTTATGATCCTTGGTGTTTGTGCTCTTGTCTCTCTTATTGTTGGCATAGCTATGGAAGGATGGCCAAAAGGTTCCCACGATGGACTTGGAATTGTTGCGAGCATTCTGCTTGTTGTGTTTGTCACTGCCACAAGTGATTATAAGCAATCTCTGCAGTTCAAAGATTTGGACAGGGAGAAAAAGAAGATTACAGTTCAGGTTACCAGAAATGCTGTGAGGCAGAAGATCTCAATATACGATCTACTTCCTGGTGATATTGTTCATCTTTTTATTGGAGATCAGGTTCCAGCTGATGGACTTTTTGTTTCAGGGTTTTCTGTGTTAATAAATGAATCAAGTTTAACAGGAGAGAGTGAACCAGTTAATGTGAATGCTGCGAATCCTTTTCTCCTTTCTGGAACCAAAGTTCAGGATGGGTCGTGTAAAATGCTTGTGACCACTGTTGGAATGAGAACACAATGGGGTAAGCTGATGGCTACTCTCAGTGAAGGAGGAGACGATGAGACCCCATTGCAGGTAAAACTGAATGGAGTAGCGACTATCATAGGAAAAATAGGCCTGTTTTTTGCTGTTGTAACATTTGCTGTCCTGGTACAAGGATTATGTAACCGTAAGCTTCGAGAAGGAACCCACTGGATCTGGTCTGGAGATGATGCCAGGGAAATGTTGGAGTTTTTTGCCGTTGCTGTTACAATTGTTGTAGTTGCAGTTCCCGAGGGGCTGCCATTGGCTGTGACTCTGAGTCTTGCTTTTGccatgaagaaaatgatgaatgatAAAGCACTTGTACGCAATCTCGCTGCTTGTGAGACAATGGGATCTAGCACAACTATCTGTAGTGACAAAACTGGGACTCTAACAACTAACCACATGACTGTTGTAAAAGCATGCGTTTCTGGTGAAACTAGGGAAGTGGGCAGCTCTGAGAGCACTACTTCTTTTGGATCAGCAATTCCCGATTTAGCGAAGAGTGTTTTACTTGAATCAATATTTAACAACACTGGGGGAGAAGTTGTTGTCAATGAGGAAAGGAAAGTTCAGATACTGGGAACTCCCACTGAAACTGCTCTTTTAGAGTTTGGACTGTTACTAGGTGGAGATTCCCGacaaaaacaagagaaatcaAAAATTGTGAAGGTTGAACCATTCAACTCTACAAAGAAGCGAATGGGGGTGGTTATAGAGCTCCCTAATGGAGGTTTCAGGGCACACTGCAAGGGTGCTTCTGAAATAGTTTTAGCTGCATGTGATAAAGTTATAGACTCAAATGGTGTGGTTGTTCCCCTTGATGAAGCATCCATCAATCATTTAAACGATACAATTGAAAGGTTTGCTAGTGAATCCCTTAGAACTCTTTGCCTTGCGTACCTGGAAATAGGAAATGAATACTCTGACGAAAGCCCTATTCCTTCCAAGGGTTACACTTGCATAGCTATTGTGGGTATCAAAGACCCAGTACGCCCTGGTGTCAAGGAGTCTGTTGCTATCTGTAGGTCTGCTGGAATTGTTGTTCGGATGGTAACCGGAGACAACTTAACCACTGCAAAGGCTATTGCTAGAGAATGTGGGATTTTGACTGATGATGGCATAGCAATTGAAGGACCAGCATTTCGGGAAAAGAGTGAAGAGGAATTGCAAGAACTTATTCCAAAAATTCAG GTAATGGCTCGATCATCTCCATTGGATAAGCATGCCCTTGTGAGGCACCTACGGACAACTTTTCAGGAAGTGGTTGCAGTGACTGGTGATGGTACAAATGATGCTCCAGCACTTCATGAAGCAGACATTGGACTTGCAATGGGCATTGCTGGGACTGAG GTTTTCAATGAGATCAGCTCCAGAGAAATGGAAAAGATAAACGTGTTCAAAGGCATACTGAAAAACTATGTGTTTGTGTCTGTGCTCGCCTGCACTGCCTTTTTCCAAATTATAATTGTTGAATTCCTGGGTACATTCGCGAACACATCTCCTCTCAGCTGGCAGCAGTGGTTTGTCAGTGTCTTCTTTGGATTCCTTGGCATGCCAATCGCAGCTGCTTTGAAGATGATTCCTGTGGTTTCAAACTGA
- the LOC7497329 gene encoding calcium-transporting ATPase 1 isoform X1, translated as MENYLNENFGDVKAKNSSDEALQRWRKLCWLVKNRKRRFRFTANLSKRFEAEAIRRSNQEKLRVAVLVSKAALQFIHCLNLSSDYVVPKEVEEAGFQICADELGSIVEGHDVKKLKIHGEVEGIAEKLSTSINDGISTSEDLVNGRKEIYGINKFTESPPRGFLVFVWEALQDMTLMILGVCALVSLIVGIAMEGWPKGSHDGLGIVASILLVVFVTATSDYKQSLQFKDLDREKKKITVQVTRNAVRQKISIYDLLPGDIVHLFIGDQVPADGLFVSGFSVLINESSLTGESEPVNVNAANPFLLSGTKVQDGSCKMLVTTVGMRTQWGKLMATLSEGGDDETPLQVKLNGVATIIGKIGLFFAVVTFAVLVQGLCNRKLREGTHWIWSGDDAREMLEFFAVAVTIVVVAVPEGLPLAVTLSLAFAMKKMMNDKALVRNLAACETMGSSTTICSDKTGTLTTNHMTVVKACVSGETREVGSSESTTSFGSAIPDLAKSVLLESIFNNTGGEVVVNEERKVQILGTPTETALLEFGLLLGGDSRQKQEKSKIVKVEPFNSTKKRMGVVIELPNGGFRAHCKGASEIVLAACDKVIDSNGVVVPLDEASINHLNDTIERFASESLRTLCLAYLEIGNEYSDESPIPSKGYTCIAIVGIKDPVRPGVKESVAICRSAGIVVRMVTGDNLTTAKAIARECGILTDDGIAIEGPAFREKSEEELQELIPKIQVMARSSPLDKHALVRHLRTTFQEVVAVTGDGTNDAPALHEADIGLAMGIAGTEVAKESADVIILDDNFSTIVTVAKWGRSVYINIQKFVQFQLTVNVVALIVNFSSACLTGNAPLTAVQLLWVNMIMDTLGALALATEPPNDDLMKRSPVGRKGNFISNVMWRNILGQSLYQFVVIWYLQTRGKAVFRIDGPDSDLILNTLIFNSFVFCQVFNEISSREMEKINVFKGILKNYVFVSVLACTAFFQIIIVEFLGTFANTSPLSWQQWFVSVFFGFLGMPIAAALKMIPVVSN; from the exons ATGGAGAACTACTTGAATGAGAACTTCGGTGACGTGAAGGCTAAGAACTCATCGGATGAAGCGTTGCAGAGATGGAGGAAACTTTGTTGGTTAGTTAAGAATCGCAAAAGGAGGTTTCGTTTCACTGCTAATCTCTCTAAACGATTTGAAGCTGAGGCTATCCGTCGATCCAATCAG GAGAAGCTTAGAGTTGCTGTCTTGGTTTCAAAAGCTGCTCTTCAGTTTATACATT GTTTAAATTTGTCTAGTGATTACGTTGTACCTAAGGAGGTCGAGGAAGCTGGTTTTCAAATTTGTGCGGATGAGTTGGGTTCCATTGTTGAAGGTCATGATGTTAAGAAACTGAAAATTCACGGTGAGGTGGAGGGTATTGCTGAGAAGCTCTCCACATCAATCAACGATGGGATTTCTACTTCTGAGGATTTAGTAAATGGAAGGAAGGAAATTTATGGGATTAATAAGTTTACTGAAAGCCCGCCTCGAGGTTTCTTGGTTTTTGTGTGGGAAGCCCTTCAAGATATGACCCTTATGATCCTTGGTGTTTGTGCTCTTGTCTCTCTTATTGTTGGCATAGCTATGGAAGGATGGCCAAAAGGTTCCCACGATGGACTTGGAATTGTTGCGAGCATTCTGCTTGTTGTGTTTGTCACTGCCACAAGTGATTATAAGCAATCTCTGCAGTTCAAAGATTTGGACAGGGAGAAAAAGAAGATTACAGTTCAGGTTACCAGAAATGCTGTGAGGCAGAAGATCTCAATATACGATCTACTTCCTGGTGATATTGTTCATCTTTTTATTGGAGATCAGGTTCCAGCTGATGGACTTTTTGTTTCAGGGTTTTCTGTGTTAATAAATGAATCAAGTTTAACAGGAGAGAGTGAACCAGTTAATGTGAATGCTGCGAATCCTTTTCTCCTTTCTGGAACCAAAGTTCAGGATGGGTCGTGTAAAATGCTTGTGACCACTGTTGGAATGAGAACACAATGGGGTAAGCTGATGGCTACTCTCAGTGAAGGAGGAGACGATGAGACCCCATTGCAGGTAAAACTGAATGGAGTAGCGACTATCATAGGAAAAATAGGCCTGTTTTTTGCTGTTGTAACATTTGCTGTCCTGGTACAAGGATTATGTAACCGTAAGCTTCGAGAAGGAACCCACTGGATCTGGTCTGGAGATGATGCCAGGGAAATGTTGGAGTTTTTTGCCGTTGCTGTTACAATTGTTGTAGTTGCAGTTCCCGAGGGGCTGCCATTGGCTGTGACTCTGAGTCTTGCTTTTGccatgaagaaaatgatgaatgatAAAGCACTTGTACGCAATCTCGCTGCTTGTGAGACAATGGGATCTAGCACAACTATCTGTAGTGACAAAACTGGGACTCTAACAACTAACCACATGACTGTTGTAAAAGCATGCGTTTCTGGTGAAACTAGGGAAGTGGGCAGCTCTGAGAGCACTACTTCTTTTGGATCAGCAATTCCCGATTTAGCGAAGAGTGTTTTACTTGAATCAATATTTAACAACACTGGGGGAGAAGTTGTTGTCAATGAGGAAAGGAAAGTTCAGATACTGGGAACTCCCACTGAAACTGCTCTTTTAGAGTTTGGACTGTTACTAGGTGGAGATTCCCGacaaaaacaagagaaatcaAAAATTGTGAAGGTTGAACCATTCAACTCTACAAAGAAGCGAATGGGGGTGGTTATAGAGCTCCCTAATGGAGGTTTCAGGGCACACTGCAAGGGTGCTTCTGAAATAGTTTTAGCTGCATGTGATAAAGTTATAGACTCAAATGGTGTGGTTGTTCCCCTTGATGAAGCATCCATCAATCATTTAAACGATACAATTGAAAGGTTTGCTAGTGAATCCCTTAGAACTCTTTGCCTTGCGTACCTGGAAATAGGAAATGAATACTCTGACGAAAGCCCTATTCCTTCCAAGGGTTACACTTGCATAGCTATTGTGGGTATCAAAGACCCAGTACGCCCTGGTGTCAAGGAGTCTGTTGCTATCTGTAGGTCTGCTGGAATTGTTGTTCGGATGGTAACCGGAGACAACTTAACCACTGCAAAGGCTATTGCTAGAGAATGTGGGATTTTGACTGATGATGGCATAGCAATTGAAGGACCAGCATTTCGGGAAAAGAGTGAAGAGGAATTGCAAGAACTTATTCCAAAAATTCAG GTAATGGCTCGATCATCTCCATTGGATAAGCATGCCCTTGTGAGGCACCTACGGACAACTTTTCAGGAAGTGGTTGCAGTGACTGGTGATGGTACAAATGATGCTCCAGCACTTCATGAAGCAGACATTGGACTTGCAATGGGCATTGCTGGGACTGAG GTGGCCAAAGAGAGTGCTGATGTCATAATTCTGGATGATAACTTCTCCACAATTGTGACGGTGGCAAAATGGGGACGTTCTGTTTATATAAACATTCAAAAATTTGTTCAGTTTCAACTGACAGTCAACGTGGTTGCCTTGATTGTCAACTTCTCCTCAGCCTGTTTGACAG GAAATGCTCCCCTAACAGCCGTTCAGCTTCTCTGGGTCAATATGATCATGGATACTTTGGGAGCACTTGCATTAGCCACAGAACCTCCAAATGATGACTTGATGAAGAGATCACCCGTTGGAAGGAAAGGAAACTTCATCAGTAATGTAATGTGGAGGAATATTTTGGGGCAGTCCTTGTACCAATTTGTTGTTATATGGTACCTTCAGACGAGAGGAAAAGCAGTTTTTCGAATTGATGGGCCAGATTCTGATTTGATACTGAACACGCTCATTTTTAACTCATTTGTCTTTTGTCAG GTTTTCAATGAGATCAGCTCCAGAGAAATGGAAAAGATAAACGTGTTCAAAGGCATACTGAAAAACTATGTGTTTGTGTCTGTGCTCGCCTGCACTGCCTTTTTCCAAATTATAATTGTTGAATTCCTGGGTACATTCGCGAACACATCTCCTCTCAGCTGGCAGCAGTGGTTTGTCAGTGTCTTCTTTGGATTCCTTGGCATGCCAATCGCAGCTGCTTTGAAGATGATTCCTGTGGTTTCAAACTGA
- the LOC7488871 gene encoding cyclin-D5-1 isoform X2 translates to MLSACNEIKKMADESLSPGDLFCYEDFLGELAVADEDDTYIDITSTYVGDPDTEDEYLTLLANREPHQGFNANETLVLDASFRTARLEAITWILRTRKNFGFHFHTAYLSMIYFDRFLSSRFIDRNYTRVVSLISVGCISLAAKMEEVRVPSLPQLQTEGVTFESTNVERVELGILSTLQWRMNYATPFAFLRYFIIKFSRQDSPPRETVSRTVQSILALMREIHLMSHRPSVIAAAATLVVLNNSLTRTTLETQMNSIAYPGFLNIEEVFQCYNLLQQLDVENLHTPRNVNSASRSNDIKRRRLQFDNDGPA, encoded by the exons ATGCTCTCAGCATGcaatgaaataaagaaaatggcAGACGAATCTTTATCTCCCGGTGATCTTTTTTGTTATGAAGATTTTCTTGGTGAATTGGCAGTAGCAGATGAAGATGATACATACATTGATATTACAAGCACTTATGTTGGTGACCCAGATACGGAAGACGAGTATTTGACGTTGTTGGCTAATCGAGAGCCTCATCAAGGTTTTAATGCTAATGAAACTTTGGTTCTTGATGCCTCGTTTAGAACTGCCCGCTTGGAAGCTATTACATGGATTCTCAGA ACAAGAAAAAActttggttttcattttcataCCGCATACTTGtcaatgatatattttgatCGGTTCCTTTCAAGCCGTTTCATTGAT AGAAATTATACTAGGGTAGTTAGCTTGATATCTGTAGGCTGTATTTCTTTGGCCGCAAAGATGGAGGAGGTACGAGTACCCTCTTTACCACAGCTTCAAACAGAAGGAGTTACATTTGAAAGCACAAATGTTGAAAGAGTAGAACTTGGAATACTGAGTACATTACAATGGAGAATGAACTATGCAACTCCCTTCGCTTTTCTTCGctatttcataataaaattctCCAGGCAGGATTCTCCACCAAGGGAAACAGTATCTAGGACCGTGCAATCCATTTTGGCTTTAATGAGAG AGATACATTTGATGAGCCATCGACCTTCGGTTATAGCAGCGGCTGCCACATTAGTGGTATTAAATAACAGCTTAACAAGAACCACATTGGAGACCCAGATGAATTCAATTGCTTATCCAGGATTTCTTAATATT GAAGAGGTGTTTCAATGTTACAATCTACTGCAGCAATTAGATGTGGAAAACCTTCACACACCAAGAAATGTAAATTCGGCTAGTAGGAGTAATGACATCAAGAGAAGAAGACTTCAATTTGATAATGATGGCCCTGCTTAA